The Corallococcus caeni region GGTGGGGCTCATCGCGAAGAACGGCATCCTCATCGTGGACTTCGCCAACCGCCTCCAGGAGGAGGGAAGGACGAAGCTCGAGGCGGTGAAGGAGGCGGCGGCCGAACGGCTCCGTCCCATCCTGATGACGACCGTGGCCACGGTCGCGGGCCACTTCCCGCTGGTGCTGGTGTCGGGCCCGGGCGCGGCGGCGCGCAACAGCATCGGGCTCGTGCTGGTGACGGGCATGGCGCTGGGCACGCTCTTCACCCTCTACTTCGTGCCGGCCATCTACCTGCTCATCGCGAAGACGCGCACCGCGGCCGCCAGCGAAGCCGTGGCACCGCGGGAGCAGCCCGAGGTCGCCACGTAGCGGCTGCGAAGTCGCTGGGGCCCGTGGCTCACGGGTCCCAGCGCACGCGGTAGGCGCAGGCGTGGCCGTTGAAGTCGAAGGGCTCCACGCGGACGTTCTTCGCTCCGGCCTTCATCAGCCCCGCTTCGACGTGCGGGAGCATCCCTGGAATGACCCTGCAATGCACTCGCGCGCGGGGTGAAGTCCCCCGGGTCCTGCGCGGACCCGGGGGGCACTCAAGCGCTCAGTAGAGGTAGTCCAGCGCCGTGCGGTCGGAGCTGGTCCACTCGCCGGTCTCGTTGGAGCTGAAGCAGGAGTTCATCACCGAGCCGCCCCGCGAGGCCGTGGTCGGCGTCCCGGGGATGTGGATGGCGCCCACGTTGGACGCGCCTTCGTCACCGCCGGTGCCGCAGCTGATGGACCGGTCGTAGTAGTCCGTGTGGCGGAAGCCGATGGTGTGGCCAATCTCGTGGGTGATGACGTGCTCGTTCACGTCCACGCTGTAGTCCTGCAGCCCGACGCCGATGTTGATGGTGCCGTAGGGCTTGCCGCCCTTGGGGAAGCCGGACGAGCCGCCGACACCGCTGGTCGTCTTCGCGGAGATGGTCGCGGTGCAGTCGGACGCGGAGCCGCGCGCGAAGGTGATGCGCAGCCCCTGGCTGTTGTAGTTCTCGATGGCCAGGTCGAGCCCCGCGCTGAGGCGGCTGTAGCTGTTGAACTGGGCCGTGGGGACGACGCAGATCTTCGTCACGCTCGTGCCGACGAGGTTGGTCGTCCGGTACTGCTCCGCCGTCTCACCGCGGGTCTGGAGCATCTCCCGCGAGGCCTCCAGGCTCACGTGAGCATCGCGCCCCACGTACACCGCGTTGTCGACGACCATGATGTCATTCGCGGGGAAGCCCGCCTCGACCAGGTTGGAGACGATCTCCTCGTTCTCGCTCTGCGCATCGCCACCGCAGGCCGTCAGCAACGCGCCACAGCTCACCACGAGGACAGCAGCCTTCTTGAACATGTTCGATGCCCCTCTTGACGTGGATCAGCCCAGCTCCCGCCCCCGGCACGGAGCGCCGGGCGGGATTGTCGCCAGTCTAAGAGGGTTTCCATCCGCGAAGTCCAATAAAACGAGAAATTGTAGTCAGTCGGACTTAGCTCGCGAGTGCGGAAACACATGTCAATACGCGATGATGTCTCAGCGCTCCCTGCCGCGAAGACCCGTGGTTTCACGGAGAGCGTGTGACAGGCCGCGCCACTGTTCTCGAATGCCGACGCGCCCGCCGCTTGCTACGGCGCGGCGGGCGCTCGGGCCGCGACGCTCCAGCAGGCCGCGGTGAAGCGAACCTCCGCCCCGTGCACGAAGGGCTCGAAGGCGGCGCGGACCGTTTCGATGACCTGGGTGCGGGTCCGGTCGTCCAGCTCGTGAAGAACCCGGCCGAGGATGCCGAGCCGGGTGAGGTAATGGACCAGCTCCTTCTCCGGCAG contains the following coding sequences:
- a CDS encoding DUF2378 family protein, which translates into the protein MLPHVEAGLMKAGAKNVRVEPFDFNGHACAYRVRWDP
- a CDS encoding zinc-dependent metalloprotease, encoding MFKKAAVLVVSCGALLTACGGDAQSENEEIVSNLVEAGFPANDIMVVDNAVYVGRDAHVSLEASREMLQTRGETAEQYRTTNLVGTSVTKICVVPTAQFNSYSRLSAGLDLAIENYNSQGLRITFARGSASDCTATISAKTTSGVGGSSGFPKGGKPYGTINIGVGLQDYSVDVNEHVITHEIGHTIGFRHTDYYDRSISCGTGGDEGASNVGAIHIPGTPTTASRGGSVMNSCFSSNETGEWTSSDRTALDYLY